From the genome of Persephonella atlantica:
TTTTCAATAAACCTGAGATTAAACATCAAAGACAGCCACAAAATAACCCTGTCCATCTTTTCCTTTTTAAACATATGGGTTTATGTGCTGTCTTTCTTCCTGATAAAACTTTATCCTGCTGTGTTTTCTAACATTTATACTATCAGCTTATCTTTACTGCTTACTGTTATTTCTGCTGTTAATCTTATGAACATCATATTTTTCACGGCAGGGAAGATAAAATGAAACCGGCATTTTTGCTTGTCCTGATGTTTGCCTTGCTGTTTTTAGGAGAGCTACTTACAGCTGTTTACCTGTATTTAGACAGGTACGGCTTTTCAGTCCAGAAGATAACCCAGTACATCCACGGTAATCCTGAGATGTTTATACAGAAAAAAAGCTTTACAGGACTGTTAGAGATTCATCTGCCCCACTTTATAGCTGTTTCTGTGATGTTTTTTGTTATATATCACTTTTTTTACTTTTTTCCTGTTAAAAAGCTGTACTTCATAGCTGCAGGAATAACGTTTGTCTTTATTTTTCTAAACTTTGCAATACCTTTTGTTATCTTAACAAATGAAAATGTGGCATTTACCAAGATTTTTACATTTTTAATCTTTATAGGTGCTTCTGTATTTGCCTTTGTTTTATCTGCGCTTTTTACACTCAGGAAGATTTATCAGAAATGTTAGCTCCGTGATAAATCTGTCGTTGTACCTGCCCTTTATGTAGCATCTTTCTTTTTTTATCAGCACAAAACCTATCTTCTTTCTGTTTAAAAACTCAACAGCCATCTCCTCTGGCATAACAGATACAGCTGTTGCATAACCATCAAGGTACACATTTTCAATATCAGAAAACAGGGTTATAGAAATAAAAGAGGCTGAAAATTCTTTTCTGAAAGGATTAAACAGATGGTTTCCCCTCTCATAAGTTCCACTGGTTGATATACCTGTCTCCTGCTTAACAGTCTTAAAGTGAGCAACAGCTCCATTCCCAAAAGGATTTTTTATAAACACGCTACACTTTCCGATACATCTTATCTCTCCTGACGCATTGATTACTGTTTTTTCTGTTTCGCCCCTTATCTCTTCAACTGCCCTATCAACAGCAAATCCCTTTCCCACAGCTCCAAAATCCAGTGATATACCATTTTTCAGTACTACAACACTTCCTTTGATGGTAATGTTCTGTATTCCTGTTGTGTCTGACTTTTCAGCAGGACATCTATCTACAGCGTGACCATTCCTGACAGTCAGATTACCTATGCTTATATCTGTGTATCCATATGTATCCTTATATATAGTTAGAGATTTTTCTAACATCTGGCGGAAAAAGTTATCTATATTTAGAATTTTTTGTCTGTTTAGTCTGCACAGAATACTGTCTTTCCGATAATTAGAAAAGTAAAAATCAACCTTTTTAAAAACAGAAAAAATTTTCGCTGGAACTTCTCTGCGGTCTGTTTTCACAGTGACTGGAATTCCCATTATGTATTTTGTCCTTTCGTAAGGAAAAGAAAGGCTTACACAAACAAGAAGTGCTACAGTTATCAGATACATAAAATTCTCCTTGACAGGCAGATTTTTACCTATTAAAATTTTATCAAAATTGAGACTAATTCTCAATCACAAAAGGAGGAGTAAATCATGAACATAACAGAGCTTGAAAAAAAGATAGAAACCCTGTCCCATCACTACTGCTCTATCATCTCAAAAACTGACAGCTACATAGTAAAGGAGCAGATGTTTAGGGCTTTCTACGAAACGATACTACTGATTCAGCAGATGCATCTTGACCAGATATGCAGAGAATGTAAAAACAGAAAGAAAGTCCCACAGGTATTTTAGGAGGGAGTAAAATGGATTTCCTCATACCTGCTTTCGTGGTACTGTCTGTGTACTTCCTTTACAAAAAAACAAAAGGGAAAAAATGCAGTAAATGCTCATACATCATTTTGATTATGGCAGGAACTTCCTTTGCTCAGGATACAGAAAAACCATTTATATTGGAGCACGAGAAACACCTTCACAGGGTTGACTTTGTTAACGCTACTGTCTTCCAGCAGATAAGAAACTATTCAGCTATTTACAACACATCCCACGTATTCTTCAGTATTGAGCCTACAGATACAGACCACCTGTTTTTTAATGCTTCTTATACTGTTGGCAACGGTATAACAAAAAAAACAGAAAGAATAGGATACTCTATCGCCACGACAGGAGATGACCTTGAAGACTACCTGAAAGATATCAATGGTACAGGAAGGGAGTATCTTTTAGAAATTTTTTATCAGA
Proteins encoded in this window:
- a CDS encoding FAD:protein FMN transferase, producing the protein MYLITVALLVCVSLSFPYERTKYIMGIPVTVKTDRREVPAKIFSVFKKVDFYFSNYRKDSILCRLNRQKILNIDNFFRQMLEKSLTIYKDTYGYTDISIGNLTVRNGHAVDRCPAEKSDTTGIQNITIKGSVVVLKNGISLDFGAVGKGFAVDRAVEEIRGETEKTVINASGEIRCIGKCSVFIKNPFGNGAVAHFKTVKQETGISTSGTYERGNHLFNPFRKEFSASFISITLFSDIENVYLDGYATAVSVMPEEMAVEFLNRKKIGFVLIKKERCYIKGRYNDRFITELTFLINLPECKKRR